The Comamonas sp. GB3 AK4-5 genome includes a region encoding these proteins:
- a CDS encoding RnfH family protein, with amino-acid sequence MHLPQPATVAQALQAAGLPWEGLACGIWGRVCDAATLVQAGDRVELYRPLTVDPKVARRTRFASQGARSTGLFAKRRLNSKAGY; translated from the coding sequence GTGCACCTGCCGCAACCCGCCACCGTGGCCCAGGCCTTGCAGGCTGCCGGGCTGCCTTGGGAGGGCCTAGCCTGCGGCATCTGGGGGCGGGTGTGTGATGCCGCCACCTTGGTGCAAGCCGGCGACCGGGTAGAGCTCTACCGCCCGTTGACCGTAGACCCCAAGGTCGCACGCCGCACCCGTTTTGCCAGCCAGGGCGCGCGCAGCACCGGCCTGTTTGCCAAGCGCAGGCTCAATAGCAAAGCGGGTTACTGA
- a CDS encoding type II toxin-antitoxin system Phd/YefM family antitoxin has protein sequence MQSVGIYEAKTRFSALIELVEQGEEVRITRHGKEVVRMLPMRRKPVITDEQIAQELAHIAALQSTIRAAEAMDSVASLRHCGRSQA, from the coding sequence ATGCAATCCGTCGGTATCTACGAAGCCAAGACCCGTTTCTCTGCCCTGATCGAATTGGTCGAGCAGGGCGAGGAAGTGCGCATCACCCGCCACGGCAAGGAAGTGGTGCGCATGCTGCCCATGCGCCGCAAGCCGGTGATCACTGACGAGCAGATTGCCCAGGAGTTGGCGCATATTGCGGCGCTGCAGTCCACCATACGGGCTGCAGAAGCTATGGATTCCGTAGCAAGCCTGCGCCACTGCGGAAGGAGCCAGGCATGA
- a CDS encoding type II toxin-antitoxin system RatA family toxin, with protein MKNVHKSVLIWYSPAEMFALVSDVARYPEFLPWCSHTQVLEQDAQGMTAEVGMSLAGLKKSFVTRNTNEAGPAGGHTVAMRLVKGPFSRLEGRWIFHPVGDGSQRACKVELQLDYGFDSAALAAVVGPVFDRIANSMVDAFIKRAENVYG; from the coding sequence ATGAAAAACGTCCATAAGTCCGTCCTGATCTGGTACAGCCCTGCCGAAATGTTCGCCCTCGTCTCCGATGTGGCGCGCTATCCGGAGTTTCTGCCATGGTGCTCGCACACCCAGGTGCTGGAGCAGGATGCGCAGGGCATGACCGCCGAGGTCGGCATGTCGCTGGCTGGGTTGAAGAAGTCGTTTGTCACCCGCAACACCAACGAAGCCGGTCCGGCGGGTGGTCACACCGTGGCCATGCGTCTGGTCAAGGGCCCGTTCTCGCGCCTGGAAGGGCGCTGGATCTTTCACCCCGTGGGCGACGGCAGCCAGCGCGCCTGCAAGGTGGAGCTGCAGCTGGACTACGGCTTTGATTCGGCGGCGCTGGCCGCCGTGGTGGGCCCGGTGTTTGACCGCATCGCCAACTCCATGGTGGATGCCTTCATCAAGCGCGCCGAGAATGTGTATGGGTGA
- a CDS encoding DIP1984 family protein: protein MKLAEALLLRADQKKKLASLRERIARNAIVQEGEQPKEKVADLLAEATSTLQEQQKLVRTINAANEAAKLADGRLLADLLAQRDMLVAQHSLLSCAIDATHKDVDRYSQREIKWVPQIDVASVQKQADDVSRKIREVNVTIQAANWQIDI, encoded by the coding sequence ATGAAATTGGCGGAAGCCTTGCTGCTGAGGGCGGATCAAAAAAAGAAGCTGGCCTCTTTGCGTGAACGCATTGCTCGCAATGCCATCGTGCAAGAGGGGGAGCAACCCAAGGAAAAAGTGGCGGACTTGCTGGCAGAGGCGACATCCACCTTGCAGGAGCAGCAAAAGCTGGTGCGCACCATCAATGCCGCCAACGAGGCTGCCAAGTTGGCAGACGGCCGCTTGCTGGCCGATCTGCTGGCGCAGCGCGACATGCTGGTGGCCCAGCATTCCCTGTTGAGCTGCGCTATCGATGCCACCCACAAAGATGTGGACCGCTACAGCCAGCGCGAAATCAAATGGGTGCCGCAGATTGATGTGGCCAGTGTGCAAAAGCAGGCCGATGATGTGTCGCGCAAGATCCGTGAGGTGAACGTGACGATCCAGGCCGCAAATTGGCAAATTGATATCTGA
- a CDS encoding TerC family protein has translation MEWLTDPTIWAGLLTLVVLEIVLGIDNLVFIAILADKLPPAQREKARLIGLSLALVMRLALLSVMSQLMKLTEPLLSWWRVSLSGRDLILLAGGIFLLWKATTELHERLEGVEHGETGGQGYASFGMVLLQIVILDAVFSLDSIITAVGMVDHLPVMMAAVVIAMGVMMWGSKPLTTFVGAHPTVVVLCLSFLLMIGFSLLAEGLGFHLPKGYLYAAIGFSVMIEFFNQLRLRNQQRHEARLPMRERTARAVLRLLGEPAAAPAPTSSEPSRDAIAQLLPQAFGHAERHMVSSVLRLGERNAESVMTPRYAIQWLDVEIDPAALRQQLLQADHGLLPVGRGSLDHIVGVAHTRDLLSDLLTQGQINEERSLRPALVVPGSVGVLKLAEMLRQSRRQMVLVSDEYGSILGLVTPIDLLEAIAGEFPDEDEVPEIQPQPGGAHWIVSGVADLHALERATGMQLMDEDADYSTLAGLMMDHLGRLPAAGEVLELPGLRLQVLQLQGRRIASVDVRHISP, from the coding sequence ATGGAATGGCTCACAGACCCCACCATCTGGGCCGGCCTGCTGACCTTGGTCGTGCTGGAGATCGTGCTGGGTATAGACAACCTGGTTTTTATCGCCATCCTGGCCGACAAGCTGCCACCGGCACAGCGCGAGAAGGCCCGCCTCATCGGCCTGTCCCTGGCCCTGGTCATGCGCCTGGCACTGCTTTCGGTGATGTCGCAGCTGATGAAGCTGACCGAGCCACTGCTCTCGTGGTGGCGGGTTTCGCTCTCCGGGCGCGATCTGATCTTGCTGGCCGGCGGTATTTTTCTGCTGTGGAAGGCCACGACCGAGCTGCATGAGCGCCTGGAGGGCGTGGAACACGGCGAAACTGGCGGCCAGGGCTATGCCAGCTTTGGCATGGTGCTGCTGCAGATCGTGATTCTGGATGCGGTGTTCTCGCTGGACTCCATCATCACCGCCGTGGGCATGGTGGACCATTTGCCCGTGATGATGGCCGCCGTGGTGATTGCCATGGGCGTGATGATGTGGGGCTCCAAGCCGCTGACCACTTTTGTGGGCGCCCACCCCACGGTGGTGGTGCTGTGCCTGAGCTTTTTGCTGATGATTGGCTTCAGCCTGCTGGCCGAGGGCCTGGGCTTTCATCTGCCCAAGGGCTATCTGTATGCGGCCATTGGCTTCTCGGTGATGATCGAGTTCTTCAACCAGCTGCGCCTGCGCAACCAGCAAAGGCACGAGGCACGCCTGCCCATGCGCGAGCGCACGGCCCGTGCCGTGCTGCGCCTGTTGGGCGAACCGGCCGCGGCCCCGGCGCCCACCAGCAGCGAACCTTCGCGCGACGCCATTGCCCAGCTGCTGCCCCAGGCCTTTGGCCACGCCGAGCGCCACATGGTCAGCAGCGTGCTGCGCCTGGGCGAGCGCAATGCCGAGTCGGTGATGACGCCGCGCTACGCCATCCAATGGCTGGATGTAGAGATCGACCCCGCCGCACTGCGCCAGCAACTGCTGCAGGCCGACCATGGTCTGCTGCCCGTAGGCCGTGGCTCGCTGGACCATATCGTCGGCGTGGCCCACACGCGCGACCTGCTGTCCGACCTGCTGACCCAGGGCCAGATCAACGAGGAACGCAGCCTGCGCCCGGCCCTGGTGGTGCCAGGCTCGGTGGGCGTGCTCAAACTGGCCGAGATGCTGCGCCAGTCGCGCCGCCAGATGGTTTTGGTCAGCGATGAGTACGGCAGCATTCTGGGTTTGGTCACCCCCATCGATCTGCTGGAAGCCATTGCCGGCGAGTTCCCTGATGAGGACGAGGTGCCCGAAATCCAACCCCAGCCCGGCGGCGCTCACTGGATCGTCAGCGGCGTAGCCGATCTGCATGCACTGGAGCGCGCCACCGGCATGCAGTTGATGGACGAAGATGCCGACTACAGCACCCTGGCCGGCCTGATGATGGACCATCTGGGCCGGCTGCCCGCCGCCGGCGAGGTGCTGGAGCTGCCCGGCCTGCGCCTGCAGGTGCTGCAGCTGCAGGGCCGGCGCATCGCCAGCGTGGATGTAAGGCACATCTCTCCCTGA
- a CDS encoding methyl-accepting chemotaxis protein, whose translation MSLANWPIGRKLAALIASILVLFLTGSGLAIYQSKQQDAVLRTMLSDVLVAERALKDWSMNVTAGVQRAAAIAKSSDDSLVQYFDQATKDATADTARQMKIINERLKDPQQLAMLAQSSQLRDSYLAQRKQIAALKAGGDASGAHRVFTEQFEPTMRAYLQSVALLADKQRERFDELAAASERARQSSARQLIVFTLAALALGCILSFRVTRSITSPLHLATAAARSMATLDLSGRPQASYGSDETGQLLQAIDQMRSTLNQTLSHVLMTAQSIATASAQVASGSNDLSQRTEHTAANLEESASAIEELSTSALHCADATRQAEQLARSSCDASHKGHAVAQQMRQTMEEIHRSSQKIGDIIGVIDGIAFQTNILALNAAVEAARAGEQGRGFAVVAGEVRALAQRSATAAKEIRSLIDSNLGSVKANSEQVQEASASMQDILDNVTRVQDIVSEVNAANREQSQGAAQVNQSIAQLDQMTQQNAALVEESSAAAAHLHAQSQDLQTTVQAFRLGSSREATPTSTPAPLLMA comes from the coding sequence ATGTCTTTGGCAAATTGGCCGATTGGCCGCAAGCTGGCCGCACTGATCGCCAGCATCCTGGTGCTGTTTCTGACCGGCAGCGGTCTGGCCATCTACCAGTCCAAGCAGCAAGATGCCGTGCTGCGTACCATGCTCTCCGACGTGCTGGTGGCAGAGCGTGCGCTCAAGGACTGGTCCATGAACGTCACGGCCGGCGTGCAACGCGCCGCAGCCATTGCCAAGAGCAGCGATGACAGCCTGGTGCAGTACTTCGACCAGGCCACCAAGGACGCCACGGCCGACACCGCGCGCCAGATGAAGATCATCAACGAGCGGCTCAAGGACCCGCAGCAACTGGCCATGCTGGCCCAGTCCTCGCAGCTGCGCGATAGCTACCTGGCACAGCGCAAGCAGATTGCGGCCTTGAAGGCCGGCGGCGATGCCAGCGGCGCCCACCGCGTCTTCACCGAGCAGTTCGAGCCCACGATGCGCGCCTATCTGCAATCCGTGGCCCTGCTGGCCGACAAGCAGCGCGAACGCTTTGACGAATTGGCCGCAGCCAGCGAGCGCGCCCGCCAGTCCAGCGCGCGGCAGCTGATCGTCTTCACGCTGGCCGCCCTGGCCCTGGGCTGCATCCTGTCCTTCCGGGTCACCCGCAGCATCACCAGCCCTCTGCACCTGGCCACCGCCGCCGCACGCTCCATGGCCACGCTGGACCTGAGCGGCCGCCCCCAGGCCAGCTACGGCAGCGACGAAACCGGCCAGCTGCTGCAGGCCATTGACCAGATGCGCAGCACGCTGAACCAGACCCTGTCGCACGTGCTGATGACCGCCCAGAGCATTGCCACCGCCAGCGCCCAGGTGGCCAGTGGCAGCAACGACCTGAGCCAGCGCACCGAGCACACGGCCGCCAACCTGGAGGAAAGCGCCAGCGCTATCGAAGAGCTGAGCACCTCGGCCCTGCACTGTGCCGACGCCACCCGCCAGGCCGAGCAGTTGGCCCGTAGCTCCTGCGATGCCAGCCACAAGGGCCACGCGGTGGCGCAGCAAATGCGGCAAACCATGGAAGAGATCCACCGCAGCAGCCAGAAGATTGGCGACATCATCGGCGTCATCGACGGTATTGCCTTCCAGACCAATATCCTGGCGCTGAACGCCGCCGTGGAAGCCGCCCGCGCCGGCGAGCAAGGCCGAGGTTTTGCCGTGGTGGCCGGCGAGGTGCGCGCCCTGGCGCAACGCAGCGCCACGGCCGCCAAGGAGATTCGCAGCCTGATCGACTCCAACCTCGGCAGCGTCAAGGCCAACAGCGAGCAGGTGCAAGAGGCCAGCGCGTCCATGCAGGACATCCTGGACAACGTCACGCGCGTGCAGGACATCGTCAGCGAAGTCAATGCAGCCAACCGCGAGCAAAGCCAGGGTGCGGCCCAGGTGAACCAGAGCATTGCCCAGCTTGACCAGATGACCCAGCAGAACGCGGCCCTGGTGGAAGAGTCCAGCGCGGCAGCCGCCCATTTGCATGCCCAGTCCCAGGATTTGCAGACCACGGTGCAGGCCTTCCGCCTGGGCAGCAGCCGGGAAGCCACTCCCACGTCTACCCCTGCACCGCTGCTGATGGCTTGA
- a CDS encoding enoyl-CoA hydratase/isomerase family protein, whose protein sequence is MSTPPSHIHAERRGQIGLITLQRPQAINALSLQMVRDLYAALLQWRDDPSVLAVAIRGSHKEGVFGHFCAGGDIRFLHAAGSSGNPELEDFFTEEYALNHLIFTYPKPYIAFMDGIVMGGGMGISQGASLRIVTEKTKMAMPETIIGLFPDVGGGYFLSRCPGQVGEWLALTGDTVAAAEAIGFKLADAYLPAAEQAALWEALASQSFADGKAVEAFVQSRTQAQAPGAVRNTADIDRVFALPTVKAIIDALEADTSEWAQATAAALRKRSPLMLHVVLEQIRRARGMDVATDLRMERDMVRHCFYLRPGQSETVEGVRALAVDKDHNPQWNPARIEDVPEDLWRAFFVSPWPAHSHPLAMLKD, encoded by the coding sequence ATGAGCACCCCCCCCAGCCACATCCATGCCGAACGCCGTGGCCAGATCGGCCTGATCACGCTGCAGCGCCCGCAGGCGATCAATGCCTTGTCGCTGCAAATGGTGCGCGATCTGTATGCGGCCCTGCTGCAGTGGCGCGACGACCCCAGCGTGCTGGCCGTGGCCATTCGCGGCAGCCACAAGGAAGGCGTGTTCGGCCATTTCTGCGCCGGCGGCGACATCCGCTTCCTGCATGCAGCGGGCAGCAGCGGCAACCCCGAGCTGGAAGACTTCTTCACCGAGGAATACGCGCTCAACCACCTGATCTTCACCTACCCCAAGCCCTATATCGCTTTCATGGACGGCATCGTCATGGGCGGCGGCATGGGCATCAGCCAGGGCGCCAGCCTGCGCATCGTGACCGAGAAAACCAAGATGGCCATGCCAGAGACCATCATCGGCCTGTTCCCCGATGTGGGCGGCGGCTACTTTCTCTCGCGCTGCCCCGGCCAGGTGGGTGAATGGCTGGCCTTGACGGGCGACACTGTGGCCGCCGCCGAGGCTATTGGCTTCAAGCTGGCCGATGCCTATCTGCCCGCTGCTGAGCAGGCCGCACTGTGGGAGGCGCTGGCCAGCCAATCGTTTGCCGATGGCAAGGCGGTGGAGGCTTTTGTGCAATCGCGCACCCAGGCCCAGGCGCCGGGCGCGGTGCGCAACACGGCCGATATCGATCGCGTGTTTGCCCTGCCCACGGTCAAGGCCATCATCGATGCGCTGGAAGCCGACACCAGCGAATGGGCGCAGGCTACGGCCGCGGCGCTGCGCAAGCGCTCGCCGCTGATGCTGCATGTGGTGCTGGAGCAGATTCGCCGTGCGCGTGGCATGGATGTGGCCACCGATTTGCGCATGGAGCGCGACATGGTGCGCCACTGCTTTTACCTGCGCCCCGGCCAGAGCGAAACCGTGGAGGGCGTGCGCGCCCTGGCAGTGGACAAGGACCACAACCCGCAGTGGAACCCCGCACGCATCGAAGACGTGCCCGAAGACCTGTGGCGCGCGTTCTTCGTCAGCCCCTGGCCGGCGCATTCGCACCCGCTGGCCATGTTGAAGGACTGA
- the typA gene encoding translational GTPase TypA: MSKQIRNIAIIAHVDHGKTTMVDQLLRSSGTFAEHEKVVDTVMDNHAIERERGITILAKNCAVSWKDTHINILDTPGHADFGGEVERALSMVDGVVLLIDAQEGPMPQTRFVTKKALALGLRPIVVVNKVDKPGANPDKVINAAFDLFDKLGATDEQLDFPVVYASGINGWSSKVEGEPGAQWGPDMSALFDTILEHVPAVQGDASAPLQLQVSALDYSTFVGRIGVGRITQGTLKVGQQVAVMAGLDGKSYNGKINQIHTFQGLDRVQATEAGPSEIVLISGIENIGIGETITDPANPQPMPMLKIDEPTLTMNFCVNNSPLAGREGKFVTSRQIWDRLQKELRSNVALRVKETDEDGIFEVSGRGELHLTILLEEMRREGYELAVSKPRVVMQTIDGERHEPIELVTADIEEGHQGGVMQALGERKGELVNMEPDGRGRVRLEYRIPARGLIGFTNEFLNLTRGSGLIANIFDSYEPHKGDIGGRKNGVLISMDDGEIFTYALGKLDDRGRMFVKANDPVYEGMIIGIHSRDNDLVVNATRTKQLTNFRVSGKEDAIKITPPIELSLEYGVEFIEDDELLEITPTSLRVRKRHLKEHDRKRASRDA, from the coding sequence ATGAGCAAACAAATCCGCAACATCGCCATCATCGCGCACGTTGACCATGGCAAGACCACCATGGTTGACCAGCTGCTGCGCTCCTCTGGCACATTCGCCGAACACGAAAAAGTCGTGGACACGGTCATGGACAACCACGCCATCGAACGTGAGCGTGGCATCACCATCCTGGCCAAGAACTGCGCCGTGTCCTGGAAGGACACCCACATCAACATCCTCGACACACCCGGTCACGCGGACTTCGGTGGTGAAGTGGAACGCGCCCTGTCCATGGTGGACGGTGTGGTGCTGCTGATCGACGCGCAAGAAGGCCCCATGCCCCAGACGCGCTTCGTGACCAAGAAGGCGCTGGCCCTGGGCCTGCGCCCCATCGTGGTGGTGAACAAGGTGGACAAGCCTGGTGCCAACCCCGACAAGGTGATCAACGCCGCTTTCGACCTGTTCGACAAGCTGGGCGCCACCGACGAGCAACTGGACTTCCCCGTGGTCTACGCCTCGGGCATCAACGGCTGGTCCTCCAAGGTAGAGGGCGAGCCCGGTGCGCAGTGGGGCCCCGATATGTCGGCCCTGTTCGACACCATCCTGGAACATGTGCCTGCCGTGCAAGGTGACGCATCGGCGCCGCTGCAGCTGCAGGTCTCTGCACTCGACTACTCGACCTTTGTGGGTCGTATCGGCGTGGGCCGTATCACCCAGGGCACGCTGAAGGTGGGCCAGCAAGTGGCCGTGATGGCCGGCCTGGACGGCAAGAGCTACAACGGCAAGATCAACCAGATCCACACCTTCCAAGGCCTGGATCGCGTGCAAGCCACCGAAGCCGGTCCTTCGGAAATCGTGCTGATCAGCGGCATTGAAAACATCGGTATCGGCGAAACCATCACCGACCCGGCCAATCCCCAGCCGATGCCGATGCTGAAGATTGACGAGCCCACGCTGACCATGAACTTCTGCGTGAACAACTCGCCGCTGGCGGGCCGTGAAGGCAAGTTTGTGACCAGCCGCCAGATCTGGGACCGCCTGCAAAAGGAACTGCGTTCCAACGTGGCCCTGCGCGTCAAGGAAACCGACGAAGACGGTATCTTTGAAGTCTCCGGCCGTGGCGAGTTGCACCTGACCATCTTGCTGGAAGAAATGCGCCGCGAAGGCTACGAGCTGGCCGTGTCCAAGCCCCGCGTGGTGATGCAGACCATCGATGGCGAGCGCCATGAGCCCATCGAGCTGGTGACGGCCGACATCGAAGAAGGCCACCAAGGCGGCGTGATGCAAGCCCTGGGCGAGCGCAAGGGCGAGCTGGTGAACATGGAACCCGATGGCCGCGGTCGCGTGCGTCTGGAATACCGTATCCCGGCCCGTGGTCTGATCGGTTTCACCAACGAATTCCTGAACCTGACCCGTGGTTCCGGCCTGATCGCCAACATCTTCGACAGCTACGAGCCGCACAAGGGCGACATCGGTGGCCGCAAGAACGGCGTGCTGATCTCCATGGACGACGGTGAAATCTTCACCTACGCCCTGGGCAAGCTGGACGACCGCGGTCGCATGTTCGTTAAGGCCAACGACCCCGTGTACGAAGGCATGATCATCGGCATCCACAGCCGCGACAACGACCTGGTGGTGAACGCCACCCGTACCAAGCAGCTGACCAACTTCCGCGTTTCGGGCAAGGAAGACGCGATCAAGATCACGCCTCCCATCGAGCTGTCGCTGGAATACGGCGTGGAATTCATCGAAGACGACGAGCTGCTGGAAATCACCCCCACCAGCCTGCGCGTGCGCAAGCGCCACCTGAAGGAGCATGACCGCAAGCGTGCTTCTCGCGACGCGTAA
- the guaB gene encoding IMP dehydrogenase: MRLLGKALTFDDVLLVPAYSEVLPKDVSLSTQFTRNITLNLPLVSAAMDTVTEARLAIAIAQEGGIGVIHKNMTAEQQAAEVSKVKRHESGVVHDPVVITPAHTVLQVLQLSEERGISGFPVCDGGKVVGIVTSRDVRFETRYDVKVREIMTPREKLITVNEKDGTSPAEAKALLNKHKLERILVVNDAFELKGLITVKDINKQTTFPNAARDAAGRLRVAAAVGVGAGTEERVAALVQAGVDAIVVDTAHGHSKGVIDRVRWVKQHYPQVDVIGGNIATGAAALALVEAGADAVKVGIGPGSICTTRIVAGVGVPQIMAIDGVAQALKGTGVPLIGDGGIRFSGDIAKALAAGASTIMMGGMFAGTEEAPGEVILYQGRSYKSYRGMGSIGAMQQGSADRYFQESSTGNPNADKLVPEGIEGRVPYKGSMVSIVYQMAGGVRASMGYCGCKTIAEMNDKAEFVEITAAGIRESHVHDVQITKEAPNYRAD; the protein is encoded by the coding sequence ATGCGCCTTCTCGGAAAAGCACTGACCTTCGACGACGTTTTGCTCGTCCCCGCCTACTCCGAAGTCCTGCCCAAGGACGTATCTCTCTCCACCCAATTCACACGCAACATCACGTTGAACCTGCCCCTGGTGTCCGCCGCCATGGACACGGTGACGGAAGCGCGTTTGGCGATTGCCATTGCCCAAGAAGGCGGCATTGGCGTGATCCACAAGAACATGACGGCCGAGCAACAAGCTGCCGAAGTGTCCAAGGTCAAGCGCCATGAATCCGGCGTGGTGCACGACCCCGTGGTCATCACCCCAGCACACACCGTGCTGCAAGTGCTGCAGCTGTCGGAAGAGCGTGGCATTTCGGGCTTCCCCGTGTGCGACGGCGGCAAGGTGGTGGGTATCGTGACCAGCCGTGATGTGCGCTTCGAGACCCGCTATGACGTCAAGGTCCGCGAGATCATGACGCCCCGCGAAAAGCTCATCACCGTCAACGAAAAAGACGGCACCAGCCCCGCCGAAGCCAAGGCGCTGCTCAACAAGCACAAGCTGGAACGCATTCTGGTGGTGAACGACGCCTTTGAACTCAAGGGCCTGATCACCGTCAAGGACATCAACAAGCAAACCACCTTCCCCAACGCTGCGCGTGACGCTGCCGGCCGCCTGCGCGTGGCTGCTGCCGTGGGCGTGGGTGCTGGCACGGAAGAGCGCGTGGCCGCCTTGGTGCAAGCCGGGGTGGACGCCATCGTGGTGGATACGGCCCATGGTCACTCCAAGGGTGTGATTGACCGCGTGCGCTGGGTCAAGCAACACTATCCGCAAGTCGATGTGATTGGCGGCAATATCGCCACCGGCGCAGCTGCGCTGGCCCTGGTGGAGGCCGGTGCCGACGCCGTCAAGGTCGGCATTGGTCCTGGCTCCATCTGCACCACCCGCATCGTGGCCGGTGTGGGCGTGCCCCAGATCATGGCCATCGACGGCGTGGCCCAGGCCCTGAAGGGTACGGGCGTGCCCCTGATTGGTGACGGTGGTATCCGCTTCTCGGGCGACATCGCCAAGGCCCTGGCTGCTGGTGCCTCCACCATCATGATGGGGGGCATGTTTGCCGGTACCGAAGAAGCGCCGGGCGAAGTGATTTTGTACCAGGGTCGCTCCTACAAGAGCTACCGCGGCATGGGCTCCATCGGTGCCATGCAGCAGGGCTCGGCCGACCGCTATTTCCAGGAATCCAGCACCGGCAACCCCAATGCCGACAAGCTGGTGCCCGAAGGCATTGAAGGCCGCGTGCCCTACAAGGGCTCCATGGTCTCCATCGTCTACCAAATGGCCGGCGGCGTGCGTGCCTCCATGGGCTACTGCGGCTGCAAGACCATTGCCGAGATGAACGACAAGGCCGAGTTCGTGGAAATCACGGCGGCCGGCATCCGCGAATCTCACGTTCACGACGTGCAGATCACCAAGGAAGCGCCGAACTATCGCGCGGACTGA
- the truB gene encoding tRNA pseudouridine(55) synthase TruB: MNATRTRVQRRPVHGVVLLDKPLGLSSNDALQKVKWLLRAEKAGHTGTLDPLASGVLPLCFGAATKFSQLQLEAPKTYIAIARLGQTTTTADAEGEVLRERVVDMAAITPERLAAVQAQFSGDIQQVPPMYSALKKDGKALYEYARAGIEIERPARAVTIHALHLRLTQDESAQPAIEMEVTCSKGTYIRTLAEDVGEALGCGAHLRALRRTDTGGIGLARCVTLQDLIAMPEEERMQHVLPADTLLHAHVPVTLGEQDAGRFLSGLRRRGGWPDASAVAVYGEHPRALLGVGHVTSGELIPDRLLSPLEIQQILEGTPLRTEHGSLETL, encoded by the coding sequence ATGAACGCCACTCGCACAAGGGTGCAGCGGCGCCCTGTGCATGGGGTGGTGCTGCTCGACAAGCCGCTGGGCCTTTCCAGCAACGACGCTTTGCAAAAAGTGAAGTGGTTGCTGCGCGCGGAAAAGGCCGGCCATACTGGAACGCTGGACCCCCTGGCCAGCGGCGTCTTGCCGCTGTGCTTTGGTGCGGCCACCAAGTTCAGCCAGCTGCAGCTGGAGGCTCCCAAGACCTATATCGCCATCGCCCGCCTGGGCCAGACCACGACCACGGCCGACGCCGAGGGCGAGGTGCTGCGTGAGCGCGTTGTGGATATGGCGGCCATCACGCCCGAGCGTCTGGCTGCCGTGCAGGCGCAGTTCAGCGGCGACATTCAGCAGGTGCCGCCCATGTACAGCGCGCTGAAGAAAGACGGCAAGGCCTTGTATGAATACGCCCGCGCCGGCATCGAGATCGAGCGCCCCGCGCGCGCCGTCACGATTCATGCATTGCATCTGCGGCTGACGCAGGACGAGAGCGCACAGCCAGCTATCGAAATGGAAGTGACCTGCAGCAAGGGCACCTACATCCGTACGCTGGCCGAAGACGTGGGCGAAGCCCTGGGCTGCGGTGCCCATCTGCGGGCACTGCGCCGCACCGACACCGGGGGCATAGGACTGGCGCGCTGCGTCACGCTGCAGGACTTGATCGCTATGCCGGAGGAAGAGCGCATGCAGCATGTGCTGCCTGCGGACACATTGCTGCATGCCCATGTGCCTGTCACATTGGGCGAGCAAGATGCCGGGCGTTTTCTGTCCGGCTTGCGCCGTCGTGGAGGCTGGCCGGATGCCAGCGCCGTGGCGGTGTATGGAGAGCATCCCCGTGCCCTGCTGGGCGTCGGGCATGTCACAAGCGGGGAGCTGATTCCTGACCGCCTGCTCAGTCCCCTGGAAATTCAACAGATTTTGGAAGGCACGCCGCTGCGCACAGAGCACGGCAGTTTGGAAACTTTATGA
- the smpB gene encoding SsrA-binding protein SmpB, which translates to MATKKTETPSRIADNKKAAFNYFFEERYEAGMVLHGWEVKALREGKVQLTDGYVLIKGGEMFLLGCQINPLKTASTHVNPDAVRIKKLLLKKDDIERLTTKVEQKGYTLVPINLHWKNGLVKCDIALAKGKAEHDKRDVIKDREGKREVERAMKSRNR; encoded by the coding sequence ATGGCAACGAAAAAAACCGAAACTCCGTCGCGCATTGCAGACAACAAGAAAGCGGCGTTCAACTATTTCTTTGAAGAGCGTTATGAAGCGGGCATGGTGCTGCACGGCTGGGAGGTGAAAGCCCTGCGCGAAGGCAAAGTGCAGCTCACCGATGGCTATGTGCTCATCAAGGGTGGTGAAATGTTCTTGCTGGGCTGCCAGATCAACCCGCTCAAGACGGCATCCACCCACGTCAACCCCGATGCAGTGCGCATCAAAAAGCTGCTGCTCAAGAAAGACGATATCGAACGCCTGACGACCAAGGTCGAGCAAAAAGGCTACACGCTGGTGCCCATCAATCTGCACTGGAAGAACGGCCTGGTGAAATGCGATATCGCCCTGGCCAAGGGCAAGGCCGAGCATGACAAGCGCGATGTCATCAAGGACCGCGAAGGCAAGCGCGAGGTGGAACGCGCCATGAAAAGCCGCAACCGCTGA